The Aspergillus luchuensis IFO 4308 DNA, chromosome 6, nearly complete sequence genome segment GAACCTCCTAACCCTCCTCCtaaccaccctctccctcctccccaccccatccTACACCCAagaatcctccacctcatcctccgatgaagacaccttctcctcctccacctcctccttcaccgtAACCGCCTACCGCTCCAACTCCCCAATCAACAACCTCGCCCTAACCATCTTCTCAGGCCGCTTCTACCTCGGCGGCCGCACCTCCTCCTACTGTCCACCGGGCGTCGCCTCCGAAGGCGAATGTCCCCCAGGAAACGAGACCATAATCGTCGGTGATAATGGCCTGGTACgtaccccatccccaccctatacccatccccatcccccaatccaaccaccaactaacaccaccccctccgGGGACCTCAACCACCAGTCCGTCTCCGTCCCCGGCGGCCAACAAATCTACATCCTCTCGACCGGCGCCCTCTCCTTCACAGCCCCACACTCCTCCTACATGCCCCCGGGCTCCTCAACCGGCCCATTCAGCTACACGCCCGGAACACCCTACGGCAGCTGGAATTACACGGGCTCTCCGGGTGGGTTCATTGCCTGTCCTGTgaaaggcggaggaggtagtagtagtagtagtgtgcCTGGTGGGTCGTCGAGCACGCCGAAGCCGAGTTCGACGCCTACTCCGAGCAAGCATTCTGGGACGCCTTCTTCGTCGTATGTGAGTCCGTCGGTGAGTCCGTCTGCGACTCCAGGGGCGGGAGGGGGTAGGTGGATTGTGTACGTCAATTGGAAGAATGCGACTGTGCCGGGGGGGAATGTTAATGAGTGTTTGGGGTTTGGGGCGAGGGCGTGGGGGAGGAATGCGAGTGTGGGGGCTTGGGAGTATATTTGATCTTTGTTCTTAATCTAAGGGGTTatggggtgggatggggggagagTTTAGGGTTTGGGGCAGATTAGTCTGTATAAGAGTGAGAAGGGGCGTGTGGTGTGAGGTTGGTGATAATGCATGCATTTATTTGTTAATTCGATTATAGGATGATTTATTGATACGTATGATTTTCATTAGTCTGGGGTATAATGTATCACGCATTTAACATGGCAAGAGGGTTCGTGTGAAACCAATGTATTCATTCCATATCCCTCTGTCGTAATGCTCTCAACTGCTCTTGACAGACCATCCTGTCTAATTCTTACAGCCATCAGACCCTGCTGATCCGAATGTTAGACTCCTTCCCAAAAGTGAGTGCAGTCTGATTTGGAGAGCATGTGTCA includes the following:
- a CDS encoding putative IgE-binding protein (COG:S;~EggNog:ENOG410PU4H), producing the protein MTSERSNYHYYHRYTYKKALSQLILHAVHLLHITPHPSHPQDTERRKRTMNLLTLLLTTLSLLPTPSYTQESSTSSSDEDTFSSSTSSFTVTAYRSNSPINNLALTIFSGRFYLGGRTSSYCPPGVASEGECPPGNETIIVGDNGLSVSVPGGQQIYILSTGALSFTAPHSSYMPPGSSTGPFSYTPGTPYGSWNYTGSPGGFIACPVKGGGGSSSSSVPGGSSSTPKPSSTPTPSKHSGTPSSSYVSPSVSPSATPGAGGGRWIVYVNWKNATVPGGNVNECLGFGARAWGRNASVGAWEYI